One Fastidiosipila sp. DNA window includes the following coding sequences:
- a CDS encoding TatD family hydrolase — protein sequence MTVWFDTHSHLQDDDFNEDLQEVLDRARDAGVTRVLLASSEEKDAEKACLLTLQNAMLYAAAGIHPHEASGWSKETAGRLKALIRETNRQAALLGRHKAVVAIGEIGLDFHYDFSPRSIQHAVFRAQLELAKEVDLPVIIHMREATAAMLDVLTSAYKDGLFSKDHPAGVIHCYSGSAETLPALLDLGFMIGFDGPLTFKKAKKPLEALAAVPMNRLVLETDSPWLAPAPFRGKRNEPAYLPLIGEKAAEILGLGLDELASRTTENALRLFRLD from the coding sequence ATGACGGTTTGGTTTGACACTCACTCACATCTGCAGGATGACGACTTCAATGAAGATCTCCAGGAGGTCCTGGACCGTGCCCGGGACGCGGGCGTCACACGGGTCCTGCTGGCATCTTCTGAAGAGAAAGATGCGGAAAAAGCCTGCCTGTTGACCTTGCAGAACGCCATGCTCTACGCCGCGGCCGGCATTCACCCGCATGAGGCGTCAGGCTGGAGCAAGGAAACCGCTGGCCGTCTTAAGGCACTGATCCGGGAAACCAATCGCCAGGCTGCCCTGCTCGGCCGGCACAAGGCGGTGGTCGCCATCGGTGAGATCGGCTTGGATTTTCATTATGATTTTTCCCCCAGGTCAATCCAGCACGCTGTTTTTCGCGCCCAGCTGGAATTGGCAAAAGAAGTTGACTTGCCGGTCATCATCCATATGCGGGAGGCCACAGCCGCCATGCTGGATGTTTTGACAAGCGCTTACAAAGACGGACTTTTTTCAAAGGATCATCCAGCCGGGGTCATCCACTGCTATTCGGGAAGCGCCGAAACCCTGCCGGCCCTGCTCGACTTGGGTTTCATGATTGGCTTCGACGGCCCTCTGACTTTCAAAAAAGCGAAAAAACCCCTGGAGGCCCTGGCGGCGGTCCCCATGAACAGGCTGGTTCTTGAGACGGATTCTCCTTGGCTGGCTCCCGCCCCTTTCCGGGGTAAACGGAATGAACCTGCCTACCTGCCCTTGATCGGAGAGAAGGCAGCCGAGATTTTGGGGCTGGGTCTGGATGAGCTGGCAAGCCGGACGACTGAAAATGCCTTAAGACTCTTCCGGCTTGACTGA
- a CDS encoding small multi-drug export protein, with product MVRKYFWIFFIAMLPLIEIRGSILYASAHGMPLLPSMIVGLLGNMLPVPIIFYFARKLLVWGSQKRLIGPVFSFFLNRGESAGRKLLAKAGRGLYYALFLFVAIPLPGTGAWTGILAASILDMDFKKSVAACLAGVICAGIIVYLAASGIIRFGNALFG from the coding sequence GTGGTCAGAAAATATTTTTGGATCTTTTTTATCGCCATGCTGCCCCTGATCGAGATCAGGGGTTCCATCCTCTACGCCAGCGCGCATGGCATGCCGCTTCTGCCTTCCATGATTGTTGGCCTTCTCGGCAATATGCTGCCCGTTCCCATCATCTTCTATTTCGCCAGGAAGCTTCTGGTCTGGGGCAGCCAGAAACGGCTGATCGGACCCGTATTTTCTTTCTTTTTAAACCGGGGTGAATCAGCCGGACGCAAGCTTCTAGCCAAGGCAGGCCGGGGGCTTTATTACGCCCTCTTCCTTTTCGTCGCCATTCCCCTGCCCGGCACCGGTGCCTGGACCGGCATTCTGGCGGCCAGCATTCTGGACATGGATTTCAAAAAGAGTGTAGCGGCCTGTCTGGCCGGGGTCATCTGCGCCGGCATCATCGTCTACCTGGCGGCCTCGGGCATCATCCGTTTTGGCAATGCCCTCTTCGGCTAA
- a CDS encoding OFA family MFS transporter — protein MTRRNQNKAGRVLAATLGVQFFSGVLYVWSIFKDHLIARYGWGDAEATIPYTVSTIVFALSMFTAGLLLDRAGPRVMISAGVILMGGGLILSGFADSVWLWALTFGLITSAGVGFSYLTAAPTVIQWFPPEKRGAITGLAVAGVAISPVMISPLANFALGHFGLKHGSWILGAVALVIPLTLAQLIANPPADYLPANNQKNEDGRTEPNRNAMTWRQMIRTFDFYKLFAMFAFSSSSGLIIFGHMTRIARLQADWDGGYLLLMLIAVFSAGGRFLGGVISDHIGKTNLLRAVFLLQALNMLVFHLMDTSFTLALGVAVAGLCYGATFSAFPLLTADYYGVRNLGANYGLLFIGWGMGGVLGPQIAGSIFDVTGSYHLAYRLALGLLIVAFLISFSLRKEKIIRRTVSGMEGRGGS, from the coding sequence TTGACTCGGCGCAATCAAAACAAGGCAGGGCGGGTGCTGGCAGCGACCCTGGGCGTTCAGTTCTTTTCCGGTGTCCTTTATGTTTGGAGCATCTTCAAGGATCATCTGATCGCCCGCTACGGATGGGGTGACGCGGAGGCGACCATTCCCTACACGGTCTCGACCATTGTTTTCGCCCTGTCCATGTTTACGGCAGGCCTCCTGCTCGACAGGGCCGGACCCCGGGTCATGATCAGCGCCGGGGTCATATTGATGGGCGGCGGCCTCATTCTGTCCGGCTTTGCGGACTCTGTCTGGCTCTGGGCCCTTACCTTCGGCCTGATCACCAGCGCGGGGGTGGGTTTTTCCTATCTGACGGCAGCCCCGACGGTCATTCAGTGGTTCCCGCCTGAAAAACGGGGGGCCATCACAGGGCTGGCGGTCGCCGGCGTGGCGATTTCCCCGGTCATGATCTCCCCGCTGGCCAATTTTGCTCTGGGACACTTCGGTCTCAAGCACGGGTCGTGGATACTGGGCGCTGTAGCCCTGGTCATCCCGCTCACACTGGCGCAGCTGATTGCCAATCCACCCGCGGACTATCTGCCGGCAAATAATCAAAAGAACGAAGACGGACGTACTGAGCCAAACAGGAATGCAATGACCTGGCGTCAGATGATCCGCACCTTTGACTTTTACAAACTTTTTGCCATGTTTGCATTTTCCTCTTCGTCCGGCCTCATCATTTTCGGCCATATGACCCGGATCGCCAGGCTCCAGGCAGACTGGGACGGAGGCTACCTGCTCCTGATGCTGATCGCCGTCTTCAGCGCGGGAGGGCGTTTTCTGGGAGGCGTCATCTCCGACCACATCGGCAAGACAAATCTTTTGCGTGCGGTCTTTCTTTTGCAGGCACTGAACATGCTTGTTTTCCACCTGATGGACACAAGTTTCACGCTGGCTCTTGGCGTCGCGGTCGCTGGTTTGTGTTACGGGGCTACCTTCTCGGCTTTTCCTCTTCTGACAGCTGATTACTACGGAGTCAGGAACTTGGGAGCCAATTACGGCCTTCTCTTTATTGGTTGGGGAATGGGTGGCGTTTTGGGGCCCCAGATCGCCGGCAGTATTTTTGACGTGACGGGCAGCTACCATCTAGCTTACCGGCTGGCCCTGGGTTTGCTGATTGTCGCTTTCCTAATCTCATTTTCTCTTAGAAAAGAAAAAATCATCCGCCGGACCGTTAGCGGCATGGAAGGACGGGGTGGATCATGA
- a CDS encoding C_GCAxxG_C_C family protein, with protein sequence MNFEDLIAELKKDGLGGCSQVMAKLGLELTGRENPDLIRAMSGLTGGMGSSGSACGVLTGGAATLGYYMGKGQIEDIPHPDYKEAIRRYVDWFRETYGTDRCEEIIHGDKEYSRRICPGIIEAGYHKMTEILEEYGVLNEPCQ encoded by the coding sequence ATGAATTTTGAAGACTTGATTGCTGAACTGAAAAAAGACGGCCTTGGAGGCTGTTCCCAAGTGATGGCCAAACTGGGACTGGAGCTGACCGGAAGGGAGAACCCGGACCTGATCCGGGCCATGTCAGGACTGACAGGCGGCATGGGAAGCAGTGGCAGCGCCTGTGGTGTCTTGACAGGGGGCGCCGCCACCTTGGGCTATTACATGGGCAAGGGCCAGATCGAAGATATTCCTCATCCGGATTACAAGGAGGCCATCCGGCGCTATGTGGACTGGTTCCGGGAGACTTACGGCACCGACCGCTGTGAGGAAATAATCCACGGGGATAAAGAATATTCAAGGAGGATCTGCCCCGGAATCATTGAGGCAGGCTACCATAAGATGACGGAAATCCTGGAAGAGTACGGGGTATTGAACGAGCCTTGCCAATAG
- a CDS encoding phosphohydrolase produces the protein MKEIANTLYPDNEEFAEDMFMLGLLHDVGYEYASCLGQHAEIAGKVLERNGYKYWKEVFYHGKPDVPYDSEPLRILNIADLHVNPDGRQTNVQERLADVKERYGETSSAYIDCCKLAGRLGLL, from the coding sequence ATGAAAGAAATCGCAAACACCCTCTATCCCGATAATGAGGAATTTGCTGAAGACATGTTTATGCTTGGGCTGCTCCACGATGTAGGCTATGAATATGCCTCCTGCCTTGGACAACACGCAGAGATTGCAGGAAAAGTATTGGAACGCAACGGGTACAAATACTGGAAGGAAGTTTTCTACCATGGTAAACCTGATGTGCCCTATGATTCAGAGCCCTTGAGGATACTAAATATCGCTGATCTGCATGTCAACCCAGACGGGCGACAGACAAACGTTCAAGAAAGGTTAGCGGACGTAAAAGAAAGATACGGCGAGACGTCTTCAGCCTATATTGACTGCTGCAAGCTTGCAGGCCGCCTGGGTTTATTATAG
- a CDS encoding NUDIX domain-containing protein yields the protein MSGFTKIAKTQIDEALKEMSRQYFVGNLHKNQTIEHLQDTAVEIGLTEYKEFSVEDPHYHDTVTEYHYVVSGWTKYLDIKKNIEYEFKRGDFFVIKRGTIYAQKAKGGTTILFIKVPSINDKHRYKADDIVAEWIRGGLSEIRKDYSYDPASPKANAIRPAAAVAIVENNRILLLKRKDNEKWTMPGGTLEIGENMTACALREVKEETGYTIRITDIIGTYTDPNIKVEYSDGEIRQEFTLLYAGVIVSGHPKLDQESTNFIWIELENADKLPMADSQKTRLKDVRNYFETGERNLR from the coding sequence ATGAGTGGATTTACTAAGATCGCAAAAACACAAATTGATGAAGCACTGAAGGAAATGAGCAGGCAGTACTTTGTCGGAAATCTTCACAAGAATCAAACAATTGAGCATCTGCAAGATACCGCAGTGGAAATTGGCCTTACGGAGTACAAGGAATTCTCAGTGGAAGACCCTCATTATCATGATACCGTCACGGAGTATCATTACGTGGTGTCGGGATGGACCAAATACCTGGATATCAAAAAGAATATTGAATATGAATTTAAGCGCGGGGATTTCTTTGTTATCAAAAGAGGTACGATTTATGCACAAAAAGCAAAAGGCGGCACCACAATCCTTTTCATCAAAGTTCCATCAATTAATGACAAACATCGCTACAAAGCGGATGACATCGTTGCAGAATGGATACGTGGGGGCTTAAGTGAAATCAGGAAAGATTATTCATATGATCCGGCTTCGCCGAAGGCAAATGCCATACGCCCGGCTGCTGCTGTGGCAATTGTGGAAAACAATCGTATTTTATTGCTTAAAAGGAAAGACAATGAGAAATGGACCATGCCGGGAGGTACACTGGAGATTGGAGAAAACATGACAGCCTGTGCTTTGAGGGAAGTCAAAGAAGAAACTGGCTACACAATTCGCATCACTGACATCATTGGAACATATACCGACCCGAACATCAAAGTCGAGTACTCGGATGGGGAAATCAGACAAGAGTTTACCTTGCTGTACGCTGGAGTAATTGTTTCAGGGCACCCCAAACTCGATCAAGAATCGACAAATTTCATATGGATCGAACTTGAAAATGCAGATAAGCTGCCCATGGCAGACTCTCAGAAAACAAGATTGAAGGACGTCCGAAATTATTTTGAAACAGGGGAAAGAAATCTTAGATAA
- a CDS encoding tetratricopeptide repeat protein: MIGPKHTFDHSKNKFSIDDRFVNRGREIKVFSDALSRSTNDYKIVMYHGVGGIGKSRLKKELIALHDKLYGINALRFHLDFSSPENRNPGDALISLVDSSESRSKFHYKFFEIAYAMYFKKKYPDTAYSREKEELSKKFDIGLSIVSLFDSGITQVAINIFDRLSDRFKTLRMDEAMKGDLQSFEDLDIIEIEERLPAYFERDLQRIKQKNPELNVVFFIDTFEALNAYESDSIHRNRSERWIKDFIMYFPGCLFVIFGREKLRWEQEWNEYIEMCELRNLETAYSYEYLLSAGIKEEAILDKIVESCQGYPFYLSLALKTYADIVNSGRTPCLSDFGHDYSEIIERFANNLSGNEVELLKVLSIPRFYTREIFDLLARQFVPGYSLSKFAGFNDYSFISREKQHYFIHLLMKKGLQKHIDFETTQHIHQVMADYYEEIFLSHRMKDPFAEMVYHKCEVLPASVFFTWFQESYRKFIAELQLRGEQSFVLGTIRMIIEKYGLLTLPIDLINIYVDIVHLGGNYEEAIAICGATLSRFPQEIIIKNKELLRLAIRRIHHGMFRYPVDGLIHEALEFAVKDDVSEFEEEYGELLFLIGGNLSPLAGEFELADKWLKKTDRFAKETHNDALEVRTARKMADMLAVKDLPEQALELCEKYLRIDSDVETRYHLYLLGSMGEIYRKLQRYQEAQYCFEKLACLASQRNLQGWLAHAFLGQAMLHLSKKSHDQGHLLVKQAEAIYHRIGHAWGTINAKTARMLFTLDHEPPGAAELEMLQCLRFDAQSMNYSYNVSIVDRLIAGKDVQDFYLLFL; the protein is encoded by the coding sequence GTGATAGGGCCAAAACACACGTTCGATCATTCCAAAAATAAATTTTCCATTGACGACCGCTTTGTTAACCGAGGGCGTGAGATAAAAGTATTCTCCGATGCCCTTTCCCGTTCAACCAATGACTACAAGATCGTTATGTACCACGGCGTTGGCGGCATCGGGAAGTCTAGATTAAAAAAAGAACTCATCGCTTTACACGACAAGCTGTATGGCATAAATGCCCTCCGTTTTCATCTGGATTTCAGTTCACCTGAAAATCGGAACCCCGGGGATGCCCTTATCAGTTTAGTTGACAGCAGTGAAAGTAGAAGCAAATTCCATTACAAATTCTTTGAAATTGCATACGCTATGTACTTTAAAAAAAAATACCCTGATACAGCGTACAGCAGGGAAAAAGAAGAATTATCCAAAAAATTCGATATCGGTTTGAGCATTGTATCACTTTTTGATAGTGGCATAACCCAAGTTGCAATAAATATCTTTGACCGGCTTTCTGACCGCTTCAAGACGCTGCGAATGGACGAAGCAATGAAGGGTGATCTTCAAAGCTTTGAAGATTTGGACATCATCGAAATTGAGGAAAGGCTGCCAGCATATTTTGAGCGTGATTTGCAGCGCATAAAACAAAAAAATCCAGAACTGAATGTCGTCTTTTTTATTGACACTTTTGAAGCGTTGAACGCATACGAGAGTGATAGCATTCATAGGAACAGAAGTGAAAGATGGATTAAAGATTTTATCATGTATTTTCCTGGCTGCCTTTTCGTGATTTTCGGCCGTGAAAAACTAAGGTGGGAGCAGGAATGGAACGAGTACATTGAAATGTGTGAACTTCGCAATCTGGAAACCGCCTACTCGTACGAATACCTGTTGAGTGCGGGGATCAAGGAGGAAGCGATACTTGACAAAATTGTCGAGAGCTGTCAAGGATACCCTTTTTATCTTTCGCTCGCTCTAAAAACGTATGCTGATATTGTTAACAGCGGAAGAACGCCCTGTCTATCCGATTTCGGACACGATTATTCTGAGATCATCGAGAGATTTGCAAATAATCTTTCAGGCAACGAAGTGGAGCTACTGAAGGTACTGTCAATTCCGCGCTTCTATACGCGGGAAATTTTCGATCTTCTGGCCAGGCAGTTTGTTCCCGGCTATTCCCTCTCGAAATTCGCTGGATTTAACGATTACTCTTTCATTTCAAGAGAAAAACAGCACTATTTTATTCATTTGTTGATGAAAAAGGGCTTACAAAAACACATCGATTTTGAAACCACCCAACACATCCATCAGGTCATGGCTGACTATTATGAGGAAATTTTCCTGAGTCACAGGATGAAAGATCCGTTTGCTGAGATGGTCTACCACAAGTGCGAGGTATTGCCTGCGAGTGTTTTTTTCACTTGGTTCCAGGAATCTTACCGCAAATTCATTGCGGAGTTGCAGCTTCGCGGCGAACAGAGCTTTGTCCTGGGCACTATACGGATGATCATTGAGAAATACGGTTTACTCACCCTGCCAATCGATCTGATTAATATTTATGTCGATATTGTTCACTTGGGTGGGAACTATGAAGAGGCCATCGCAATTTGTGGCGCAACATTGAGCAGGTTTCCCCAGGAAATAATCATTAAAAACAAAGAGCTTCTCCGGTTGGCAATCAGGAGGATCCATCATGGGATGTTCCGCTACCCGGTAGATGGGCTGATACATGAAGCCTTGGAATTCGCCGTGAAAGACGATGTCTCGGAATTTGAAGAAGAATATGGTGAACTATTGTTCCTGATTGGAGGAAACCTCAGTCCATTGGCGGGTGAATTCGAGCTGGCGGATAAGTGGTTGAAGAAAACTGATCGCTTTGCGAAAGAGACTCACAATGATGCCTTAGAGGTTCGAACCGCAAGAAAAATGGCTGACATGCTTGCTGTCAAAGATTTGCCAGAACAAGCATTGGAATTATGTGAAAAGTATCTGAGAATAGATTCTGATGTTGAAACACGCTACCATCTCTACTTGCTTGGTTCAATGGGAGAAATCTATCGAAAGCTTCAACGATACCAAGAGGCGCAGTATTGTTTCGAGAAACTTGCGTGCCTAGCTTCACAAAGAAACTTGCAGGGATGGCTCGCTCACGCTTTTTTGGGCCAAGCCATGCTCCATTTGTCGAAGAAGAGCCATGACCAGGGGCATCTGCTCGTCAAACAGGCGGAGGCAATTTATCACCGAATCGGCCATGCATGGGGGACGATTAACGCGAAAACGGCCCGCATGCTTTTCACTCTGGATCACGAACCTCCGGGTGCCGCCGAACTTGAAATGTTGCAGTGTCTGCGCTTCGACGCTCAATCGATGAACTATTCATATAATGTATCCATAGTCGACAGATTAATCGCTGGCAAAGATGTCCAAGACTTCTATTTGCTATTTCTTTGA
- a CDS encoding radical SAM protein codes for MRYIYGPVPSRRMGLSLGVSPIPQKTCNYSCIYCQLGRTTRMTNTRQLFFPVGDILKELDQVLENKISFDVVTLVGEGEPTLYLGLGELIAGIKERTDKPVAVITNGALLCDSQVRTELSLADIILPTLDAYDEASFRAINRPHGSLRFEQVKEGLIRFSKEYKGKLWVEIMLMDGINDDDASLRKFAQLLSQLHYDRLYLNTPVRPPAESDVRPLAPEKMRHAVNVLGGIAIDLLASEGFHSDIRDDYEAVKSIIKRHPMNQHEIESFLAARGRKDVEQIFKRLKRDDSVEVITYKGYETYRLRPMGQISH; via the coding sequence ATGCGCTACATCTATGGTCCCGTCCCTTCCCGGAGAATGGGACTTTCCCTGGGTGTAAGCCCCATTCCCCAGAAAACCTGCAACTACTCATGCATCTACTGTCAGCTGGGGAGAACCACACGGATGACCAACACCCGCCAGCTTTTCTTCCCGGTTGGGGATATCCTCAAGGAACTTGATCAGGTTCTGGAAAACAAGATCAGCTTCGATGTGGTGACCCTGGTCGGCGAGGGCGAACCTACCCTTTATCTGGGCCTGGGCGAGCTGATCGCCGGCATCAAGGAGAGGACGGACAAGCCGGTGGCAGTCATTACCAACGGGGCTCTTCTTTGCGATTCCCAAGTGAGGACTGAGCTGTCCCTGGCCGACATTATCCTGCCCACGCTTGACGCATACGATGAGGCATCCTTCCGGGCGATCAACCGGCCGCATGGCAGCCTCCGCTTCGAACAGGTCAAAGAAGGCCTGATCCGTTTCTCAAAGGAATACAAGGGAAAGCTTTGGGTTGAAATCATGCTTATGGATGGCATCAACGATGATGACGCCTCCTTGCGAAAATTTGCCCAACTGCTAAGCCAGCTGCATTACGACAGGCTCTATCTCAATACCCCGGTCAGGCCGCCCGCGGAATCCGATGTCCGGCCCCTTGCGCCCGAAAAAATGAGGCACGCCGTCAATGTCCTGGGAGGCATCGCCATTGATCTTCTGGCTTCAGAGGGCTTCCACAGCGATATCCGGGACGATTACGAAGCTGTCAAGAGCATCATCAAGCGCCACCCCATGAACCAGCATGAAATTGAGAGTTTTCTTGCTGCACGCGGCAGGAAAGACGTGGAGCAGATTTTCAAACGCTTGAAAAGAGATGATAGTGTCGAGGTCATCACTTACAAAGGTTATGAGACCTACCGGCTGCGGCCAATGGGACAGATCAGCCATTGA
- a CDS encoding leucine--tRNA ligase, translating to MDPYDFASIEKKWQDRWEKTGVFHADQPRKGYVPGKNKYYCLVEFPYPSGEGLHVGHPRSYTALDLVARKKRLEGWNVLYPMGWDAFGLPTENYAVKHKIQPAIVTRENIARYKKQLQSLGFSFDWSREINTTDPAYYKWTQWIFLQFYKHGLAYKKEMAVNWCPSCLIVLANEEVVDGKCERCGAEVTHKQKSQWMLKITEYAQRLLDGLDQVHFIDRVNTQQRNWIGRSTGAEVSFGTTAGDDLPVFTTRPDTLWGATYMVMSPEHALLGRWLDRGLLTSREELEAYRKEAQRKSEFERTELTREKTGVRLEGVRGINPVNREEIPIFISDYVLTTYGTGAIMAVPGHDDRDYDFAKAFDLPIVCVVEGGDISQAAFTDIETGIMVNSGFINGMKVQDAIEKVIDWLETEGIGHRKVNYKLRDWVFSRQRYWGEPIPMIYCETCGWQPMPEEELPLVLPEAESFLPTETGESPLAKLTDWVKTRCPQCGGSGTRETDTMPNWAGSSWYFLRYTDPHCETGLASREALDYWMPVDWYNGGMEHTTLHLLYSRFWHQFLYDRGLVPVPEPYLRRTSHGMILGEGGEKMSKSRGNVVNPDEIVTEYGADTMRLYEVFIGDFEKAAVWSTTSIKGCSRFLERVWALQEKVVAGNAYRQETEVLIHQSIKKVTGDIDTLKGNTAVAQLMTLTNRFYDLEGVNDAEFRTFLILLNPFAPHITEEIWERQAYGGSITDQTWPSYDEARTVEDTVEIVLQINGKIRARVEIPRDLAKEEALLLARQHELIAPELEGRRVVKEIYVPGSLINLVVVS from the coding sequence ATGGATCCGTACGATTTTGCCTCAATCGAGAAAAAATGGCAGGACCGCTGGGAAAAGACAGGTGTCTTTCACGCCGACCAGCCCAGGAAAGGTTATGTGCCCGGCAAAAATAAATACTACTGCCTGGTGGAATTCCCCTATCCTTCCGGTGAAGGCCTGCATGTGGGTCACCCCAGAAGCTATACCGCCCTTGATCTGGTGGCCAGGAAAAAGAGGCTGGAAGGCTGGAATGTCCTCTATCCCATGGGTTGGGATGCCTTCGGCCTGCCGACTGAAAACTATGCGGTCAAACATAAGATCCAGCCGGCCATTGTGACCAGGGAGAACATCGCCCGCTACAAAAAACAGCTGCAATCCCTGGGCTTCAGTTTTGACTGGTCCCGGGAGATCAATACCACCGATCCCGCCTACTACAAATGGACTCAGTGGATCTTCCTGCAATTTTATAAACATGGCCTGGCCTACAAAAAAGAAATGGCCGTCAACTGGTGCCCATCCTGTCTGATCGTTCTGGCTAATGAGGAGGTGGTGGACGGCAAGTGTGAGCGCTGTGGCGCCGAGGTCACCCACAAACAGAAGAGCCAGTGGATGCTGAAAATAACAGAATACGCCCAAAGACTGCTGGACGGCCTTGACCAGGTTCACTTCATTGACCGGGTCAACACCCAGCAGCGCAACTGGATCGGCCGCAGCACAGGCGCTGAGGTCAGTTTTGGAACAACAGCCGGCGATGACCTGCCAGTTTTCACCACACGGCCCGACACACTTTGGGGGGCCACCTACATGGTCATGTCGCCCGAGCATGCCCTGCTCGGCCGGTGGCTGGACCGGGGGCTCCTGACCAGCCGTGAAGAACTTGAAGCCTACCGCAAGGAGGCCCAGCGAAAATCCGAGTTCGAACGGACAGAGCTGACCCGGGAAAAAACAGGGGTTCGCCTGGAGGGCGTCCGGGGCATCAACCCCGTCAACCGGGAGGAGATTCCCATCTTTATCTCGGATTACGTCCTGACCACTTATGGCACCGGCGCCATCATGGCCGTACCCGGGCACGATGACCGTGACTACGACTTTGCCAAAGCTTTCGATTTGCCCATCGTCTGTGTGGTTGAAGGCGGCGACATCAGCCAAGCAGCCTTTACTGACATTGAAACAGGCATCATGGTCAACTCCGGCTTTATCAATGGCATGAAGGTTCAGGACGCCATTGAAAAGGTCATTGACTGGCTGGAGACCGAAGGCATCGGCCACCGCAAGGTTAACTACAAGCTTCGGGACTGGGTCTTCTCCCGCCAGCGCTACTGGGGCGAACCCATTCCAATGATTTACTGTGAAACCTGTGGCTGGCAGCCCATGCCGGAAGAAGAGCTGCCCCTAGTGCTGCCGGAGGCCGAGTCCTTCCTGCCGACCGAGACCGGCGAGTCGCCCCTGGCCAAGCTGACGGACTGGGTCAAGACCCGCTGTCCCCAATGCGGTGGTTCCGGTACCCGGGAAACTGATACCATGCCCAACTGGGCTGGCTCCTCCTGGTACTTTCTCCGCTACACGGACCCCCACTGTGAGACAGGCCTGGCCTCCAGGGAAGCTTTGGACTACTGGATGCCCGTTGACTGGTACAACGGCGGCATGGAGCACACCACCCTGCATCTGCTCTATTCGCGTTTCTGGCATCAGTTCCTTTACGACCGGGGCCTGGTTCCTGTTCCCGAACCTTATCTTCGACGGACCAGCCATGGCATGATCCTGGGCGAAGGCGGGGAAAAGATGTCCAAATCCCGGGGCAATGTGGTCAACCCCGATGAGATAGTGACAGAGTACGGAGCCGATACCATGCGCCTTTATGAGGTATTCATCGGGGACTTTGAAAAGGCTGCCGTCTGGAGCACTACCTCCATCAAGGGCTGCTCACGTTTCTTGGAGCGGGTCTGGGCCCTGCAGGAAAAGGTGGTCGCCGGGAACGCCTACCGGCAGGAAACGGAAGTCCTGATCCACCAATCCATCAAAAAAGTGACAGGCGATATCGATACCCTGAAAGGCAACACAGCTGTGGCCCAGCTTATGACCCTGACCAACAGGTTCTATGACCTGGAAGGGGTCAACGACGCGGAGTTCAGGACCTTCCTGATTCTCTTGAATCCCTTCGCTCCCCACATCACCGAGGAGATCTGGGAGCGGCAGGCTTATGGTGGAAGTATTACTGACCAGACCTGGCCCTCCTATGATGAGGCCAGGACGGTCGAAGATACGGTGGAAATCGTCCTCCAGATCAATGGGAAAATTAGGGCCCGGGTGGAAATCCCCAGGGATCTGGCTAAGGAAGAGGCCCTCCTGCTGGCCAGGCAACACGAACTGATTGCCCCCGAACTTGAGGGCAGGCGGGTAGTCAAAGAGATCTACGTGCCGGGCAGCCTGATCAACCTGGTGGTGGTCTCCTGA